From the Lolium rigidum isolate FL_2022 chromosome 2, APGP_CSIRO_Lrig_0.1, whole genome shotgun sequence genome, one window contains:
- the LOC124687395 gene encoding cytochrome P450 87A3-like gives METLSLAVWAVASAMAVVSFLWAYRWSHPKVNGRLPPGSLGLPLLGETMQFFAPNPTCDVSPFVKDRVNRYGTVFKTSVVGRAVIVSADPDLNHYVFQQEGKLFESWYPATFTEIFGRDNVGSLHGFMYKYLKTLVLRLYGQENLRAVLLAETDAACRTTLASWAGQQSIELKDGLSAMIFDITAKKLIGYEPSKPSENLRKNFVAFIRGLISFPMDIPGTAYHECMKGRRNAMKVLKGMMKERMADPGRKREDFLDIMIEELRKENPVLTEAVALDLMFVLLFASFETTALALTLGIKLLTDNPRVLETLTEEHEAIVRNRKDPDAGLTWAEYKSMTFTSQVTLEIARIANIVPGIFRKALQDIEFKGYTIPAGWAVMVCPPAVHLNPEIYEDPLAFNPWRWQDKMEITGGTKHFMAFGGGLRFCVGTDLTKVLMATFMHCLVTKYRWRMVKGGNIVRTPGLSFPDGFHLQLFPKN, from the exons ATGGAAACACTATCTCTAGCTGTATGGGCTGTTGCCTCGGCCATGGCCGTGGTTTCTTTCCTGTGGGCGTATAGATGGAGCCATCCCAAGGTAAACGGCAGGCTGCCTCCGGGCTCCCTCGGCCTCCCTCTCCTTGGCGAGACCATGCAGTTCTTCGCTCCGAACCCTACTTGCGATGTCTCCCCCTTTGTCAAGGACAGAGTGAACAG GTACGGTACTGTCTTCAAGACCAGCGTTGTCGGGCGGGCGGTGATCGTGTCCGCCGACCCGGACCTGAACCACTATGTGTTCCAGCAAGAGGGGAAGCTGTTCGAGAGCTGGTACCCGGCCACGTTCACCGAGATCTTCGGCCGCGACAACGTCGGCTCCCTCCACGGCTTCATGTACAAGTACCTCAAGACCCTCGTGCTCCGGCTGTATGGCCAGGAGAACCTCCGGGCGGTGCTCCTTGCTGAAACTGATGCCGCCTGCCGCACCACCCTCGCCTCGTGGGCAGGCCAGCAAAGCATCGAGCTCAAGGACGGCCTCTCCGCC ATGATCTTTGACATTACTGCGAAGAAGTTGATCGGCTACGAGCCGTCAAAGCCATCTGAGAACCTGAGGAAGAACTTCGTGGCCTTCATCCGCGGCCTGATCTCCTTCCCGATGGACATCCCCGGCACTGCATATCATGAGTGCATGAAG GGGAGGAGGAACGCCATGAAGGTGCTCAAGGGGATGATGAAGGAGAGGATGGCCGACCCGGGGAGGAAGCGCGAGGACTTCCTAGACATCATGATCGAGGAGCTGAGAAAGGAGAACCCCGTCCTGACGGAGGCCGTGGCGCTGGACCTCATGTTCGTGCTCCTCTTCGCGAGCTTCGAGACGACGGCCTTGGCCCTCACGCTAGGCATCAAGCTCCTCACTGACAACCCAAGGGTGCTTGAGACGTTAACG GAGGAACACGAGGCGATTGTCAGGAACAGGAAGGACCCAGATGCCGGCCTCACATGGGCAGAGTACAAGTCCATGACCTTCACCTCTCAG GTCACGTTGGAGATAGCAAGGATAGCCAACATCGTGCCCGGTATTTTTCGGAAGGCCTTGCAAGACATTGAATTCAAAG GCTACACTATTCCAGCAGGTTGGGCAGTCATGGTTTGTCCTCCAGCAGTGCACTTAAATCCAGAAATTTACGAAGATCCATTGGCGTTTAATCCATGGAGGTGGCAG GACAAGATGGAAATCACCGGAGGAACCAagcattttatggccttcggtggAGGTCTCCGGTTCTGTGTCGGAACCGACCTCACCAAGGTCCTGATGGCAACCTTCATGCACTGCCTGGTGACAAAATACAG ATGGAGGATGGTGAAAGGAGGGAACATAGTCCGTACCCCAGGACTGAGCTTCCCAGATGGGTTTCACCTTCAGCTCTTCCCTAAGAACTGA